In one window of Streptomyces roseofulvus DNA:
- a CDS encoding sigma-70 family RNA polymerase sigma factor: protein MANDTPPRWDRRMQQRLARGEAAALGELYDRFASLVHSLAHRVLDDDQAADQVTREVFLAIWENPEAYDPRQGNLRSWVARLTQRQAVNRLRQTEATAYAETGVGSAEELEAKVRRASAAARADYIVTSMPAPLRKALELAYFQRRDYRQTAADLSISHEEARRRLRLGLQLLSTANTRPLDGPPGGYGRAL from the coding sequence ATGGCGAACGACACACCACCGCGCTGGGACCGCAGGATGCAGCAGCGGCTCGCGCGCGGCGAGGCCGCCGCCCTCGGCGAGCTGTACGACCGCTTCGCCTCCCTCGTGCACAGCCTCGCCCACCGGGTCCTCGACGACGACCAGGCCGCCGACCAGGTCACCCGGGAGGTCTTCCTCGCCATCTGGGAGAACCCGGAGGCGTACGACCCCCGGCAGGGCAACCTGCGCTCCTGGGTGGCCCGGCTGACCCAGCGCCAGGCCGTGAACCGGCTGCGGCAGACCGAGGCGACGGCGTACGCGGAGACCGGCGTCGGCTCGGCGGAGGAGCTGGAGGCCAAGGTCCGCCGGGCCTCCGCCGCAGCCCGCGCCGACTACATCGTCACCTCGATGCCGGCCCCGCTCCGCAAGGCACTCGAACTGGCGTACTTCCAGCGGCGGGACTACCGCCAGACCGCCGCCGACCTGTCGATCAGCCACGAGGAGGCGCGGCGCCGGCTGCGCCTGGGGCTCCAGCTGCTGTCGACGGCGAACACCCGGCCCCTCGACGGACCGCCGGGCGGCTACGGGCGGGCGCTGTGA
- a CDS encoding STAS domain-containing protein, with the protein MTTIEADEDDRGGWTVLALRGELDLVTSPEIRRRVHDAVAAGRHDLVVDLSGVRFCDSSGIGVLVAARRLLRSCGGRLRLVLPEAEESQGHVTRVFSALGVTRLFEVYEDVTAALAGEAPAPPPVPAPRSGTDASAPLPRPTPLPRTAP; encoded by the coding sequence GTGACGACGATCGAGGCCGACGAGGACGACCGCGGCGGGTGGACGGTGCTGGCGCTGCGCGGTGAGCTGGACCTGGTGACCTCCCCCGAGATACGGCGGCGGGTGCACGACGCCGTCGCCGCCGGGCGGCACGACCTCGTCGTCGACCTGTCCGGGGTGCGGTTCTGCGACTCCAGCGGCATCGGCGTGCTCGTCGCCGCCCGCCGGCTGCTGCGCTCCTGCGGCGGGCGGCTGCGGCTGGTGCTGCCCGAGGCGGAGGAGAGCCAGGGCCATGTGACCCGGGTCTTCTCCGCGCTCGGCGTGACCCGCCTCTTCGAGGTGTACGAGGACGTGACGGCGGCCCTGGCCGGCGAGGCGCCCGCCCCGCCGCCGGTCCCGGCGCCGCGCTCCGGGACGGACGCGTCCGCCCCGCTGCCGCGTCCTACCCCGCTGCCCCGAACCGCTCCCTGA